The Oscarella lobularis chromosome 4, ooOscLobu1.1, whole genome shotgun sequence nucleotide sequence CTGTCTTTggtgtcgttgtcgtcgctctcgtagctgttgttgctgctgctgctgctctcGTAGATCTCGCTCTCGTTGCTGACGTTGTTGTTGTTCTctttgctgttgctgttgttctTGTTGCTGTTCTTGTTGCTGTTCTTGTTGCTGCTCTTCGCGGCTTACGTCGATTTGAACATTCACGGAATGACCGTCGGACTGAGGAGAATTAAAAAGCTTCTCTCTCTAACATTCTATTTTTATACCGATCTCGATGAGCTGACCTgggacggcgaaaacgacgacatcaATCCCTGCACAATACTCTAAAAAAACACATACAGTATATGACTCAACTATATATTGTAATATAGTCTCACCTGAGTCATATTAACCATGCTGGTGGGCAAATCCAATGATTCAAAGAGACCAGCCATGTTGCCACTACTACCGCCACTTCCGTGATgatggtggtggtggtgatgGTGAGCGTGGGCGTGGGGACGTGGATGTCCACGTGGTTCCTCAGCCGATCCCTGCTCTTGCGAGTTATTAGTCGGATTACGAACTTCGAAGAGATTCTATCTTTATATGGAATGGTCGAATGTGAGTTTCGCTTTTACCGCTGGCCGGTGGTGCCCTTTCGACGAGATGAATCACTTTTCCTGCCACGCctacgatgacgtcgctgcGCTGAAGAAATCTCCCCCGttccctttttctcttcgcttaCTGAACTCCTTTAGGGGTCGATCGTCTTTGAGGACTTTTCCTTGGAAGATGAGTCGTTGAATgctggcgggaacgccctGGGACGATCGAAAGAAGGTCGACGTTTGATTGCATGGCGGCGAGAGCGCGTGCGTACCACTGTTGGCTCGATTTTCTGCTTGAATTCCTTGACTGTTATCTATCGAAAGCGAGGATAGGGAGAATGGGGTCCCGGAGACGTGTTTTTGGAGCTGAATTTTACGTCTTCGCTTAGATCTTTGAAGGAGTGCACTTTGGAGTCCAATGTCTTCACGGTTACTTCCATTCTGGCTGAGTTCTGAGATATGACGTTGCTGTTAGCGTGCTCTAGCTGACTCGAAAATGTATGCTAATCCGTCATCCTAAATAGCAATTACAATGTAGCAAAATGTACCGAAATAGAAATTACTAAGCCAAAAGTTCGCTTCCAGTCGCCTGCTCATACCTTGATCTATGAGGACAATCGGTCAGCTAAAATAgacatttttaaattaataattatataaCTATGAACAGCTATGTTAACCTGATGCAGTTGAACGTCTTCGACAAAACCGGGTATCTTGGGAAACGTTTTGCCGCAGCTACATTCATACGTTCCGATGGCCGTTGCATCGACGGGGGGCGGAGACTGAGGAGGGGTGAAGGGAGCCTCCGCCGCTTGGCGTCTGCTTCCAAAACCAACACCAAAATCTCCTATATCCTGGCGCAATTCGCCACTGTTTGGCAACGGAAAAGCGCCAGATTCTCTTGTCAGTGGTTCTCCGGCGTCGCTAGCtagtcaaaaaaaataaaagcgtTCAAGTTTAGCCATCTGTTTTGTCATACCAACTGTGGGTGAGCTGCCGAATAACGGTTTCGCTGACATTTGACTCGGACCTCGAGATCTCATTGAACCGAGACGTGAGCTTGAATATCGCTCCCCAACGCCTCCAAATGTCAATGGTGAATCAAAAGGAAGCGGTCTTGAACTGCTTCCAAAACCCAAGCCGTCGTCACGACGAGGAAAATCACGAGGCAACGGAGACTCGAGAgccgaagccgaagaagcTTCATTCGAGTCATTGGGAACAGGATCACCGCCTCCGGCCCCggccccgccgccgccgccgccgccgccgccgccgccgccgccgccttcatTAAATATAGACAAAAATGTATCTTTCTGTTGACAGTCTGTCAACTGAAAACAAAAACTATCACGCTTTGTCATTCTTTTGTGCTACGAAATTTACCTGGTGAACTTGAAGATCGTCTTCGCGAGAGAACATCGTTCCGCATATGCATTCAAAGTGTCCAAAAGCCGACGCGCTTGTAGGCATTCTCAATAGCGGCGACGATTGTtccgttgccgtcgcagCTCCAGCGAGACGAGGAGCCACTGGAGCTGCTTTTTCCTCGTCCGATTTCGGTCGACTTGCCACGGAAAAGACGCCAGAATCCGACCCTGCCGACGGCAAAAATTTATCTGTTCCAGTTGGatccaaatcgacgacaccaaatgacggcggcggcggtcgagGAGAGACTGATCTTTCAGCGGTGCGATTCGGCGGCTCTTGGGGCGTGACGAAGTCagaatcggcggcggcggcggcggaactaTTTAATTTGGATATATAGGCtggcttcgtttcgcttttgCAGTCGGTTAACTATAGGGAATAGTACTAGAAAGTCTCCACccctcctctctctctcttacctGATGAACTTGTAGATCGTCTTCGTGAAAAAATCCTCTCCCACATGCACATCTGAGACGAAAAatcggcgatgacgacggcaccgGTGACGATGAGCTAACAgcgacagcggcggcggcggcatccGAATCCTGACTACCTCTGCGAGCTTCCATGCTGTCTCTTCTCGCCTCCAAAGCGCGAttgaagaaaggaaagaaccCACCACTATGCGATTCTATgttgtcttcttcgtctccgaAAAAAAGTTTCGGTAAAATGCGAGGACGAGAAGGCAAcggcgaaggagaaggagaagaagatttGTGTTCCGTTTCCGAATGAGGAGCGGCGAAAATGTCGGGTCTTGCGACCGGATTTCCAGAAAGATAATCTTTTAGCTAGAAACACGTGTATTTTGtttgttaattaaaagagagTAGATCTGATTAACCTGAGCTTTTAGTGGTTTCTGCCAGTCGAGGTCTCTCGTGTCGACGCCGTGTTCTGTCTCCATGTGAGACTCCAAGTCGCAGCTATTTatttcctaagaaaaaaggaagaattCGCGTCTTTGTTATTGTGTACGCGTTCCAATGCACCTTTTCGCATATAGGACAGTTGGCGGGATGCTGAGCGCACACTGCTTCGTGTTGTTGCAGCTGGTCGAGAGGAAAgctctgaaaaaaatccaattACTATTTTaattctctcttttttcctgtaCCTACCAAGCGACACCACTTATTGGAGCATTTCACCGGTCTCTTGGAACACTCTTGCTTTTGGTGTTCATGTAGAAGAACTTGAGGCAACGAAACGCCGCAACTGCAGTACAAGTCTTCGTGAAAAATTACCGCGTGTTTTTCCTTCATGTGTTTCGGCATCGAAATCCTGAGCAACACGTAAGTTAATtaagtatttaattatttaatgaAATTGACTTGCCTGCACAGCGAGCACCAAAACGTCAATCGACTGCAATGTCTCTCATGCATGACGAGTTTTAAAGGAGCCATCCAAGTCCCGCAATGACGGCACTGATTGTCGCCAGGATTGACGGAGCCCTTGGTGGGACCGTCAGTCCCATCAGCGGTCGTTCCTCGCAAAGACTGCCCTTCCAATTTAGAAGAGCGagctgaaaagaaattttttttgaattttcagtATATAAATGGACGGAAGTCGTTGCCTCGCGCTGCAGCCGACGTGTCCGATCTTTTGAAAGAGATCGCGAAGTCGGCTTCCTCGAGAAGAGCGCTGACGCCAGCGTAAAGTGGCTAAATCGATACgcgttctaaaagaaatcaaaacgaCTCGTCGAGACGAACCTTGGATGGATCGAAGGAAGATTCCTTTCCGCCGACCTCAATGGAAACGTCTCCGTTGTCCTGACAGCACCACGTGTAGCGTTCGCGCGAAGGTGCGTTGAATTCTTGACACAAAAACAAATCCGGATCTCCCGCGTTCGCCGTCACTTTGACGCAGATTCGAGAAGGCAGCGATCCGACGAGAGACAACTGCGGGATGGGGGTTAGAGTTATTTAAAAATGAGTAGTTTTTTTTACCATAACAAAATGTCTGTAACCGCCTTTCGCTATGGTTCCTCTTACTATTTGATCGAGCTCGACTTTCTGGGCTTGACCCTGTTGAGGATCGTACTATATAAACAGTGATTGTTTTGAATAAGAGCGTCTCTTTCGGTGTAGTATACCTCCTCCTCAAAGTCTTCTGGCTCGGTGAAATCTGTCGCGAGGTCTACGTCTGTTATGCATATACCTAAAGTCAAAGATATCAGCGGCTGTTGGTTTTGCGTGCAACGGCATTTATCTGACTTTTCTCTGGTTCACATTTTAGTACTCGAAGAGAATAGGTGCTCAATTCGTATGATATTGTGATGATCGTGCCTTCTGTTAGGGTCTACTCGGCTCAAATAGGAGAACCCCATCTACTCAGTAGTCATCTTACGTGATATCGTTTCAATTGAAATTCGAGTATGTGTTGTCTCGACTCCATCGGAATTCCCTATCGCAAAAGTGAAATtctcaataataataatgctTTTTCTTGTAATATACTCACCAAAAATGCTGACGACATGGGCTTGAATTGGACAAACGTTCCCTTCGGTAATTCGGTCGGCGAAAACTTGACACCGTCGCCTTCCTCGATCTCCAATCGCTCCATCATCCACGTCGGTATGAACGCGACATCCGGTTCGCCCTGTTGAAAAACATTGCCAATTCcacagaagacgaaaacgtccGGATTCTTCGCATTTTCGAGTCGTAGCGTCTACAGTAAAAGAATTCTCGcgacgttcttttttcgCTCATTTTGAAAATATTACTATAGGTTCTCGACGTAGcattcctcctcctcctcccagTCCCATCGCAACCGCCGAAGACACGGTAATTTTGTCTGTTTGCTCGATGCCGGGCTGCGCTTCAGGCATAAAGATTAGGGGAAAGCATTTGAGCACAGAGGGAAGTGGCCTCTGCGTAAGGAAACTAGTAAGGAAGAGATTCGCATATACACTGATTTGGACTCGCCTTTTGAAACGGATTCATTCTCTGAGTCATCATTTTTAACAGTCTTGCAAAGGGCAACATGCCGTCGTGATTCATAATACCATCGAACTCCGAGTCCGAGTCCGAGTCCTTTACAATGTCAGACAATTGTAGAGCATCgctgaaacagaaaaaaatatcacAAAGATTTATATGTTCTTTGTCTGATTTTACCCGTGATTGAACGGACACGCCGAACCGTTTCTACAATTTCCTGCCATGAAAAATTCACAAAAGGGCATTTCCTTGGGTTCCGATGCGCCGGCTGTCACCTATAAAAAATTCCAGATATCATAGTGCGTGCCATGGAACGCGTGGAAAAACTATTCGCACGTCTTTATCAACGTTGAAATTTTCGTCACTTTTCGAAGACTCTTCGGATTCGTCTGAGACGGAAATTTCGGCTTCGCCTTCGCTAAGTAGTCTGGCaaggcgagacgacgtcgcatcaacgtcgtcgttttggtTAGGTTCTAGCATTTCGTTGTGGAGACCAAGATCGTTCAGTTCGTCGTTAGAAGACAATGGAATAgtgttttcatttgaatattttttcgCCGTGTCGTCACGGACTTCCTCCTTCTGCTCCTCTGCTATTTCCTTTTCCGAATCATGTGGAAATTTCTCCTCCTTAGATAATTgaatttcctctttctcatcttcgtcttttgttTCTGTTTCATCGACTTCCTCTTCCGCAGTCTTATTAATCTCTTCGTCTTGTTTATCAACTACGTTTCTTTCAACGCGATTAACCTCCCCACTCCCCGAGTCGTCAGTTTTATCTTCCGCAGCCCCAAGGCTGGCAGGCTCACCAGTGACTCCTGCCTCATTTTCGTCAAAGTCCACGTCTTTCTCACCATCACTGTCTGCACTCGCTACACTCTCCAATCCGGCTAAtttattgacgtcaatcCAGTTCTCTGCAGATTTCTCATCATCATTGTCTTTATCTGATTCTTTTAGACTCTCCTCCTTGACTtcctcgacgtctttctcgtcgacgaaaattttttctttatcacCTATCACCTCGCCATCTTCCtgttcatcttcttcttctttcgaaaTGATGCTCACGTTTTCCTCTTGAGCTGTGTCGGTCCCAATAATGACGCCATCATTATCGATCTGTACTGTGCTTTGTGCTAGTGAATATTCTTCAAGAGCTGCTTGGATCGAGTTGAGAATCTTGTCGGCATCTGCAACTTTCATGAAGCAGTACTGATACATCGCGTTATATTGATAATGAAACGAAGagattaatttaattaataacgaAACTCACTTTATTTCGAATTCCTGCGTCCACAATTAAGCAGGGAGTAAATTCGCTGCCTTTGTACACGTCATGAATGGAACTAAAAGGAATGTCCGCGACAGAACCAAAATCACTatctcaaaaaaaagaagaaagtgaagaaaaaactctGAAAAAGGATAAAAATCTCATTACGAAATAAAGATGAGCTTGGAATCGGTGATAACGATCTGACCATCAAAACCTCCAAAAGAACTTCGACATTTCCACGAACAAGCAAACACTAAAATCAAAATTAGAAAATGAGTCCCCAGGGTATTCCCCCGTGAGTTCATGATTACGTCGAGCGCATTGGAAGGACAGTACAGTAGAGTTTTTTTCTCCGATTTAACTGTTTGAATTGCTCACCTTGTCGtattttctcgttttttagaacgtcgtcttcgtggTCGACTGCGTAGGACTCCGTTACGCCTGCAACCGGAGCCGATCGATCATCTGCGACCGTCTTCGAAAAACAGAAAACCAATtccctctttctcctttgctcTTTCTAATCTTACTTCGTCAGCAGCAGCCATTCTGCGGAAAAACGAACGTGCGCTACTAGAACCCGTATTTCCTTGTTCGGgggagaaaatatttatctaGGTCGACAgctatatattatttattcataGTCTGAAACTCCTTTTCGGCAATTCGTCATAATCCATTCgtgctcttcgtcgtcttaAGAACCAAGGGATCAAAGAATAAATCTccgaaaaattgaaactgACCTGCATTTCTAAGAAACTCCCGTTCATAATCATACACAACTCGATTTTTAGGATTATAGAAACCATCCCCACAATCGTACCATCCCAAAGGAATCGCTTTGGGCGGTTCTTCATTCGTCAGCTGCGACCGacctaaagagaaaatcaaatgaaaggaatttttatttttttaattaataattctTGCCAGCTGGTTTCAGTCCATGACAGATTTCCTTATAAAATCTCCTATCGAGTACATCGCAGTATGGCcattcttcgttttcgtatTCCAATCCGTCAGAGAAAGTGTACTTTTCCTAGGTGAAAACATACTCGAAACGAGTCTACTCTACACTACGATCTGTTCTACCGTTTCTCGCTTCGCAATCCCGTTTTCCCATTCTGCTTCGTACTTGGCGCCGTTCGGAAAAAATAGGGTACCCTTGCCGTGAAATCTGAATAAGAGATGAGCCTCGCAACTCGTGCCATTTTCGACGTACGTTCCGTCGCGCATTTCACCGACGTATTTCGTTCCTGTAGGAAAACTGTACTCTCCTTTGCCTTccattctaaagaaaaaaattctcaaaaatAGTAGAAACAACGCACGAAGCCTACCGTCCATTTTTTCGATCTCCTTCGTACGAACTTCCTATGTGCTCCATCCCCTTTAGACCGTTACCGCGACAACGGTAGGTATCCCGTGCGAAACTAACGCATGCGCGGAGCGTCGATCTTCGCGTTCCGTGTTCCGTGTCACGATGTCGACTCAATTAGAAATCGTTCAGTGCTGGGACGAAGGCGTTCGAGCGGCCTTGCAGAGCAACTTTGACAAGGCCATGGAAGCGTTTGAAAAGATCGTCGACCCGCGATGCTACGTCCTATTCGACATGGGCACGATCTGTCTCAGAAAAGGAAGCTTTCAA carries:
- the LOC136186094 gene encoding uncharacterized protein; this encodes MAAADETVADDRSAPVAGVTESYAVDHEDDVLKNEKIRQVFACSWKCRSSFGGFDGQIVITDSKLIFISDFGSVADIPFSSIHDVYKGSEFTPCLIVDAGIRNKYCFMKVADADKILNSIQAALEEYSLAQSTVQIDNDGVIIGTDTAQEENVSIISKEEEDEQEDGEVIGDKEKIFVDEKDVEEVKEESLKESDKDNDDEKSAENWIDVNKLAGLESVASADSDGEKDVDFDENEAGVTGEPASLGAAEDKTDDSGSGEVNRVERNVVDKQDEEINKTAEEEVDETETKDEDEKEEIQLSKEEKFPHDSEKEIAEEQKEEVRDDTAKKYSNENTIPLSSNDELNDLGLHNEMLEPNQNDDVDATSSRLARLLSEGEAEISVSDESEESSKSDENFNVDKDVTAGASEPKEMPFCEFFMAGNCRNGSACPFNHGDALQLSDIVKDSDSDSEFDGIMNHDGMLPFARLLKMMTQRMNPFQKRPLPSVLKCFPLIFMPEAQPGIEQTDKITVSSAVAMGLGGGGGMLRREPITLRLENAKNPDVFVFCGIGNVFQQGEPDVAFIPTWMMERLEIEEGDGVKFSPTELPKGTFVQFKPMSSAFLGIPMESRQHILEFQLKRYHTLTEGTIITISYELSTYSLRVLKCEPEKSICITDVDLATDFTEPEDFEEEYDPQQGQAQKVELDQIVRGTIAKGGYRHFVMLSLVGSLPSRICVKVTANAGDPDLFLCQEFNAPSRERYTWCCQDNGDVSIEVGGKESSFDPSKPLYAGVSALLEEADFAISFKRSDTSAAARARSSKLEGQSLRGTTADGTDGPTKGSVNPGDNQCRHCGTWMAPLKLVMHERHCSRLTFWCSLCRISMPKHMKEKHAVIFHEDLYCSCGVSLPQVLLHEHQKQECSKRPVKCSNKWCRLSFPLDQLQQHEAVCAQHPANCPICEKEINSCDLESHMETEHGVDTRDLDWQKPLKAQLKDYLSGNPVARPDIFAAPHSETEHKSSSPSPSPLPSRPRILPKLFFGDEEDNIESHSGGFFPFFNRALEARRDSMEARRGSQDSDAAAAAVAVSSSSPVPSSSPIFRLRCACGRGFFHEDDLQVHQLTDCKSETKPAYISKLNSSAAAAADSDFVTPQEPPNRTAERSVSPRPPPPSFGVVDLDPTGTDKFLPSAGSDSGVFSVASRPKSDEEKAAPVAPRLAGAATATEQSSPLLRMPTSASAFGHFECICGTMFSREDDLQVHQLTDCQQKDTFLSIFNEGGGGGGGGGGGGGGAGAGGGDPVPNDSNEASSASALESPLPRDFPRRDDGLGFGSSSRPLPFDSPLTFGGVGERYSSSRLGSMRSRGPSQMSAKPLFGSSPTVASDAGEPLTRESGAFPLPNSGELRQDIGDFGVGFGSRRQAAEAPFTPPQSPPPVDATAIGTYECSCGKTFPKIPGFVEDVQLHQLTDCPHRSRYEQATGSELLA
- the LOC136186176 gene encoding MORN repeat-containing protein 5-like, coding for MEHIGSSYEGDRKNGRMEGKGEYSFPTGTKYVGEMRDGTFHGKGTLFFPNGAKYEAEWENGIAKRETEKYTFSDGLEYENEEWPYCDVLDRRFYKEICHGLKPAGRSQLTNEEPPKAIPLGWYDCGDGFYNPKNRVVYDYEREFLRNADDEEHEWIMTNCRKGVSDYE